GGGATGTGGTAATTTTATTCCATTTCGGTTTTTTACTGAAGCCACTCAAGTGATTAAAAAAATTTGTTGCATCTTCCCCAAATTGCGGGTCGGAAGTTAATATGCCCATGTCTGTATATAATTTCGCGGTCGAATCATTATAATTCCCGGTACCGAGATGGACATAACGCTGAATGTCATTGTCTTCCTGGCGGATCATCAGCGTGATCTTGCTGTGTGTTTTGAGTCCGGTAATGCCATAGATGACATGAACGCCCGCTTTTTCGAGTTTTTTAGCCCACTGAATATTTTGCTCTTCGTCAAACCTTGCTTTTAATTCAACCAGAACGGTTACCTGCTTCCCATTTTCCGCGGCGCGCATCAGTGCTGCGATGACAGGAGAGTCCCCACTGACTCTGTAGAGTGTTTGTTTGATGGCCATCACATCCGGGTCATCTGAAGCTTGCGCAATTAAATCTACAATCGGTTGAAAAGATTCATACGGATGATGGAAAAAGATGTCGCGTTCCCGAATCGCATCGAAGAGATCTTCGTTCTCATTCAAATCCTGTGATGGCTGAGGAACAAAAGACTCATCCAGCAGGTGTTCATGGGAATCCTGAAGTTGATTGTGCAGGTTGAATAAGAAGCTGATATCCAATGGTCCCGTCAGTTCATAGATATCCCCGCTTTTAATTTCCAAAACAGAAGTCAAAAAAGAAAGCACACGCTCTTCCATGTTGTGACGATTAATTTCAAGTCTGACCGCAGCACCCCATTTTCGTTTTTTTAATTCCTTTTCAATTTCGCGAAGGAGATCCCGGGCCCCTTCTTCATGGATCGTCAGGTCCGCATTTCGGGTAATCCGGAAAGGGGAGACACTCATTACCTGATTCCCGCTGAATAAACCACCGATGAAGTGAGTGATGATATCTTCGAGAAGAACATAAGAAACCCCGTGATTCCGCTTTATCCGGACAGCCCGGTTCAAAAGGGAGGGAACCTGAACAATAGCGAGTTTTTCGACTTTGTCTTCTTTTTTTCCCTGTAAAACAACGGCAAGATTCAAACTTTTGTTGGAAAGCATCGGGAAAGGGCGGTAGGCATCAATGGCCATTGGTGTTAAAACGGGCATGATGAAATCCCGGAAATAATCCTCAAGGCGAATGATCTCTTCAAAATCGAGATCCTGGATCGTCAAAAACTGAATTCCTTCTTTACGTAAACCGTCTTTCAGATCATTCTCAAAGTGGTGGTATTGTCTTTTTACTAACTCGTGGCAAAGTTCGGAAATGGCTTTCAGTTGCTGTTTTGGAGTCATTCCTGCTTTGTTTTCCGGCTTGTTGAAGCCAGCTTCAACTTGATCTTTCAAGCCGGCAACACGGACCATATAGAACTCATCGAGGTTGGAAGAGAAAATAGCCATGAATTTCAAGCGTTCGAGAAGCGGATTCCTGCTGTCTTCTGCTTCTTCCAAGACTCGTTCGTTAAAACGCAGCCAGCTTAATTCACGATTATTGTACAAATTGGTTTCTTGCAGATTATCTTTCATAAGCTGTACTTCCCGTGTTATGAATAGTAATGTGAATAGATAATTTCAATATTTTTTCGAGGTGTTTTTTATATTTGTTTGCCTGATAATCTTCAAAATAAGCAGGACCATTAGTGACAACAATTAACTGCAGGTTTTTCTTGTCGGTTTTTATTGCTTCTACTTTCTCAACGGATCCAAGTTTTGAAATATTCAATGCATAACATAGTTTCAGGATGCTGCCGAGCAGCTCGTAGGTTTTTAAATGATCTTTCGAAACCAAGTCACCGAAAGGAGCGGCAAATTGTTTTAAGGTGGACCGGGATTTAAAAGATGCGATGAAAGCAACTGCCATTCGTTCGCCATGAGTCAGGCCATCAATCGCCTGGTTTGTTAACATATAAAAACTATGCTGGGCTTTTGCTTCGGGGTGAATGGCTTCTCCAATATAGTATACAGTAGCACCCCATTGCATCAGTTTGCGGTCGTGCAAATCAAGATCGTCTGTAAGCCCCTCATTGACGAGATCCTGAATGAGATAGGCACTTAAAATAGAAAGATGCCGATGAACCTGTTCATCAAGTTGAAATTGTTTTGTCAGGGAATAAAAGCTCTCTTCAATAACATTTGGAAAATGGGTTACATCTATGTTCTTTAACAGATGCTCATAAAAAAGACCGTCTCTCAGTCCCCGGTGACTGACAATATATTCGTCGTGAGATACATAGTCCATCAGCTCCTCGATGGCAGAAATTGCAGGGACGATAATATCTGAGCGATCTTTGGACAGACCGTCCTGTTTCTCCCGTTTTTTATTAGACATATCCCACAGTTCTTCACGGATCTCTTTGACGTCCTGGAAAGTCATACGATATTCATGAAGTCCTGCCAGAGGATAATCGATGGTTTCCTGATGAACGGTTGCCAGATTTCGAGCTGTACCACCGATTCCAATTACCGGGACTTTGTGTTCTTTCAACCAGGAGAGAGAGTCATAGGAGTGAAAAATGAAATCCTGAATGGCTTTCATTTCATCTTCAGTGGGGGTATCGCCTTTAACGAACTGATTTTTCAACGTCACAGCGCCAAACGGAAAACTGTGGTACTGTTTCAGTTCCCGGTCTTTAAAGTAGGTGATTTCCGTACTGCCGCCCCCGATATCGATGGTGATTCCTTCGGTTAAGGTGGTGGAATTTGTTACAGCGAGATAGCCATAGTAGGCTTCTTGATAATCACTGAGAACCTCTATTGAAAAAGCCCCCTTAGTATTCACAGCTTCAAGGATTTCATCCTGGTTGATGGCATTTCGGACGGCTGCAGTGGCGACAGCTCTCACTTCTGTGAGATTGTAACCTGTCGATGCTCGATTGAATTCATCAAGGGTATGAAGGATCATCTCAATGCCCTCTGAGGACATTTCGCCAGTGTCATCGATATAACTGCTGAGACGGGCAGAAACCTTCAAGTTTTGTGTCTCTTTGAAACATGCATCTTCATCTACTTCATAAATCACAAATCTGATGGAGTTCGAACCAATATCTATGATGCCAATTGCCTGTCTATCCAATCTGATCATCCTCTCTGAAAATACTTATACGTTCAGTATACGCTCAAAAAACCTTTGAAGCGAGAGGAGCAGGGGAATTTACAACTTCTTAAAGTTAGGGTATACTTGCACTTGGATTAAATCGTAATGATTCTTAAATGAGATGTGAGGGTAACTGATCATGAAAACGCAAGTACAACGAACATCACCGGTTGTGGAAGTTAAGGATGTTTCATTCAGCTATGATCGTCAACCAGTTGTTGAAGACATCAATTTGACTGTTCCGGCAGGAGCATTTCTTGGACTGGTTGGTCCAAACGGATCCGGCAAGTCGACACTGATGAAAATGATTCTGGGGTTATTGAAACCCGATCAGGGTGAAGTGCGACTGTTTGATCAGGATATAAAACATTTTCATGACTGGAGCAAAATCGGGTTCGTCTCTCAGAAGGCGAACAGTTTTAACAGCGGGTTTCCTGCGACGGTGTTTGAAGTGGTCTCAATGGGACTCTATGGAAAAATGGGTCTGTTCAGATTTATGACGAAAAAATATAAAGACATGGTATTCGAGGCACTGAAACAAGTAAATATGCAGGCGTTTGCCAAGATCAATATCGGTGAATTATCCGGAGGGCAACAGCAACGAGTGTTTATTGCCCGTGCGCTTGTGAG
This Salisediminibacterium beveridgei DNA region includes the following protein-coding sequences:
- a CDS encoding RNA degradosome polyphosphate kinase encodes the protein MKDNLQETNLYNNRELSWLRFNERVLEEAEDSRNPLLERLKFMAIFSSNLDEFYMVRVAGLKDQVEAGFNKPENKAGMTPKQQLKAISELCHELVKRQYHHFENDLKDGLRKEGIQFLTIQDLDFEEIIRLEDYFRDFIMPVLTPMAIDAYRPFPMLSNKSLNLAVVLQGKKEDKVEKLAIVQVPSLLNRAVRIKRNHGVSYVLLEDIITHFIGGLFSGNQVMSVSPFRITRNADLTIHEEGARDLLREIEKELKKRKWGAAVRLEINRHNMEERVLSFLTSVLEIKSGDIYELTGPLDISFLFNLHNQLQDSHEHLLDESFVPQPSQDLNENEDLFDAIRERDIFFHHPYESFQPIVDLIAQASDDPDVMAIKQTLYRVSGDSPVIAALMRAAENGKQVTVLVELKARFDEEQNIQWAKKLEKAGVHVIYGITGLKTHSKITLMIRQEDNDIQRYVHLGTGNYNDSTAKLYTDMGILTSDPQFGEDATNFFNHLSGFSKKPKWNKITTSPFNMRDKLLKLIDKEISSHIKYGNGCIKAKMNSLTDKPLIMKLYEASQQGVIIKLIVRGICCLRPGIPGISEHITVISIIDRFLEHSRIFYFFQNGQEMLYLSSADWMTRNMEKRIEILFPVEKQGVKERVKQVLDYGLKDNVKAREQQPDGSYTYILPKENEPLFRSQEQLYYQAAQFEEND
- the ppx gene encoding exopolyphosphatase, whose product is MDRQAIGIIDIGSNSIRFVIYEVDEDACFKETQNLKVSARLSSYIDDTGEMSSEGIEMILHTLDEFNRASTGYNLTEVRAVATAAVRNAINQDEILEAVNTKGAFSIEVLSDYQEAYYGYLAVTNSTTLTEGITIDIGGGSTEITYFKDRELKQYHSFPFGAVTLKNQFVKGDTPTEDEMKAIQDFIFHSYDSLSWLKEHKVPVIGIGGTARNLATVHQETIDYPLAGLHEYRMTFQDVKEIREELWDMSNKKREKQDGLSKDRSDIIVPAISAIEELMDYVSHDEYIVSHRGLRDGLFYEHLLKNIDVTHFPNVIEESFYSLTKQFQLDEQVHRHLSILSAYLIQDLVNEGLTDDLDLHDRKLMQWGATVYYIGEAIHPEAKAQHSFYMLTNQAIDGLTHGERMAVAFIASFKSRSTLKQFAAPFGDLVSKDHLKTYELLGSILKLCYALNISKLGSVEKVEAIKTDKKNLQLIVVTNGPAYFEDYQANKYKKHLEKILKLSIHITIHNTGSTAYER
- a CDS encoding metal ABC transporter ATP-binding protein, with the translated sequence MKTQVQRTSPVVEVKDVSFSYDRQPVVEDINLTVPAGAFLGLVGPNGSGKSTLMKMILGLLKPDQGEVRLFDQDIKHFHDWSKIGFVSQKANSFNSGFPATVFEVVSMGLYGKMGLFRFMTKKYKDMVFEALKQVNMQAFAKINIGELSGGQQQRVFIARALVSEPALLILDEPTVGVDAESVAYFYDMLKRLNRDRGITLVLVTHDVGAMTQYVTHVACLNKCIHFHGFTKDFEDNKDEMMTKMYGHDVKTIDHNHDHHHHDHFHDHDDVSR